ACGGTCACCACCGACGTGCCCGTGCCCAGACGGGCGCCGCCGCCGCTGACCTTGCTGATGGCGCCGGTGGCGGCGTCCACCCGGAAGACGGTGTCGCCGACGTCGGCCGAGGTCACGCTGCCGAGGTCCGGGCGGGACGCGGTGATCCCCAGCCCGAACGTCTGGGCCTGGGCCGCGCCGGCCTGCCCAAGCAATGCAATCAGCATCACCTGAATTGCAAGTCTCAGTTGCATGAACTTCCTGCGGCCGGGGAGGGTATTACGCTGAACGGACAAGTTGGGAGGCCTCTATACTAAGCTGCCGCATCTTCCAACGTGCTTGACGTCTGCTCGACGTCCTCAGGGCGCGGCTCGAAGAGGACTTCACCCTGCACGTCGGTTCCGAAGCCGCCGTCGTTCTTGACGACGGCGGTCAGCGGCGCAGCCAGCCGCATCCGCAGCCGCCGCGCCTGCTCGGGCTCGAGCTCCACCCGATAGCGCCCCACGGGAACGCCCGAGAAGATCGCCGTGCCGTCGAACTCGGTGCCGGCCTCGTACGTGCGCCCCTTCTCGCCGATGAGGACCAGGCGGGCGGCCGCCAGGCCTACGGGATCGCCGTCGGGGCGGCGCAGGATCAGCCGGACCATCACGTCGCCGGTTGGCTGCATCGGATAGGCGATCTCCATCGTCGACCCGGGCCGGGGGCGAAGGTCGAGGGTGGTGGGGGGCGTCGAGACGGAAGGGTTCTCCAACTGGTCCAGGCCGACCAGGAGGCGCGCCGTGGGGCCAGCGCCGATGCCGGACACGAAGGCGCGGCCGTCCGGGCCCGTCTTCACGCGCGTCAGCCCGCCCTCGAGGGTCACGTCCTTCACCGGCTCCTCGCCCGGATCGAAGACGCCGTTCGCGTTCTCGTCCAGGAAGGCGTGGAAGAGGACGCTGCCGCCCGATCCGGGGCCCGGACGCGTCATCTGATAGCCGCCCGCCGCCGGGTTGTAGTTCAGGCCGAAGCTCAGCTGCGCGCCGAGGCTCCAGGAGTTGTCGCGGTTGTTGTAGTCGCCGCTCAGCGCCAGGTCGCCCATCCGCAGGCGGTGGATGCTGGAGACCGTGAAGTTCGTGCCCTCCAGGTCGTCGAGCGGCTGGCCGACCCCCAGCCGCACGGCCCAGGTGTCGGTGATGTCGCGGTCGGCGGTGATCGCCAGGGACCGCGCCGTGAGCTCGGGCAGGATGTCGTAGTCGAGAGCGGCGCGCAGCTGCCAGGCGTAGTCGCGGAAGGTGGAGGCGGCGACGTAGCCGGTGAGGCGCTCGTACGTGCTGGCCCGGCCGTCGGTCCGCTCGTATTCGAAGCCCGACGAGACCAGCACGTTGGCCACCGAGGTGGAGGCGCGGAGCGAGCCCAGGTAGTTGAGGGTCCCGTCGGCGTAGGCGTAGCGGGCGGCCCGGGCCGAGATCGGGATGATCCGGCCCGTCAGCTCGACGCTCGCATCCACCGAGAGCTCTGTCCGCTGGCGGGTCGGGCGGGAGCGGTCGAAGCCGGGGCCGTTCTCGTCCAGGAACCCGCGACGGAACTCGGCGTGGCGCAGGACGATCGAGGCGCCGCTGACCTGGCCGGCCAGACCGATGAAGGCGCCTGTCCGGCCTCGGTCGTCCGCGGCTAGGTCGACCTGGGTGGAGAAGCCCAGCAGCGAGGTGCGCAGGCCCACATTGTAGGCCGCGCGGTACTTCTCCTCGTCGATCGGAACGAGCGCCGCGCCGCCGGAGAGCGTGAGGAACGAGGTCAGGCCGTAGTTCACCGCCGCCACGGCACGGAAGCCGCCGGCGCGCTCCAGCGTGCTCGGCGCCGAGCCGAGGCCGTCGAACGTGAAGACCTCCCGGTCCTGTTCGACCGCGCCCAGTTCGAAGGTCGCCCGACCGCGCGGCAGCAGGCCGCCGCCGACGTTGATGATCCGGGTCTGCTCGCTGCGTTCGCCCCGCGGCCCGTAGGTGACGATGCGGATCACGTTCACCCCGGGGGCGAGCGGCACGTTCAGGAACTCGTAGCGGCCTTTCGCGGGGGTGTTCTGGCCGCTCCGCAGGACGTCGTTGATGTAGAGTTCGACGTCGTAGCCGATGGGCAGCTCGCCCCGCAGGTCGATGCGGTTGAAGATGTTGGTCTCGTCCAGCGGGACCGTTGAAAGGCTGAAGCCCCGGCCCCCGACCGCCCGCGGCCCGAGCGACAGGGCGGGGGTGTAGACATCGCCGATGCTGACCACACGGGCCTTGAGCGGCCCAAGCAGCCCGCCCTGGAGCGAGCGCCGCTCGAACAGGACCCGGGCCGAGGAGGGGCGCCCGGTCTCGTCCGAGCCGAGGTAGCCCTGGAAGTTGCCGTAGGCGAGATCGGCCGCCGCCCGCACGTCGTAGCGGAAGGGCGTCTGGGGATCCTCGGTCTGGACTCCGGTGGCGAGCTGGACGTCGAAGGCCGGGAGGCTTGCGGCGCGGTACGGCGGATCGACCACGAGACTCTCGGCGGCGCCGGCCTGCGGGTCCGTTCCGAGGTTGCGCAGCCGGGCCATGCGCTCGCGCCGCGACTGGATGGGCAGCGGCTCCTGGGCGATGATCTTGATCGAGAGCGCCTCGACGCTGATCTCGAACTTCATCGGAAGCAGGCGCGTGGCGGCCGAGGCGCGCAGGTAGACCTCGGTCGGTGTGACCGCGATGTCGTCGGTGGACAGCGCCTCGGCGCGGGCGCCCTCGCGCGCGGTGCCGGTCTTCAGGTCGATGATCAGGGAGCGGCGGGCCTCGCCGACCCGGCCGATGACCCGCCCCTCGGCCGGCAGGACGTCGACGTCCATCTCGAGGAGCCGGGTGAGCTCGCCGACGGGCAGGTAGGGGTCTGTGGGATCGCCGTAGGCCGCAAGGCCGTCGGTCAGGGTGAGCTGGTCCAGTTCTACGGAAAAGAGAACCAGGTTCCCGGGATCGATGACGTCAGCCCGCGGCTGGATCGCCGATCCAGCCGGGGCCGTCGTTGCAGCGCCGTCAGCCGCCTGGCCAGGGGCGGCGGCTAGGAGGACAAGGGCTGCAGGAACGGAGCACGTAATCCATCTAGGGCGCTTGAACGGTCGCAAGAAGCTTGCCCGGAGACGTGTCGTCGTCGGTGAAGGTGACTTCCAGCTTCTCACCGGCGGCAGGCGCACGCGTCAGGGGAACGCGCATGGAGCGGCGGTCGATCTCGGTATAGACGCCCACCCCTCGCGCGACGCCGATCGGGTCGCCTCGCTTGCCGGCGGCCCGCACCTCGACGTTCCCGAAGAGGGAATTCGCACCGACGCGGACCAGGTCGAAAGCCATGACGGGCGTACGTTTAGGGTCGCTGCGGCCGTCCGACGAGAGGTCCACGTACTCAATATGGGCGTCCTCGATCGCCGCCCGCACGTCGGGCTCGCTCACCCGGACGATGGCCGGGATGCTGAGGCCGAACACCGAGGTGATCTGGAAGCGCAGCTCGTTGCCGGCGCCGCCCGCCACGTCCTCGGCGGTCGTGCCGACGCTCGGCGGCGGGATGGTGGTGACGGTCAGGTGCGTGCGGTACTCGCCCTTGGCGTCCTGCGGCACGGAGGCGACCCGCAGGCGGATCGTCTGTCCCTGACCGGGCGCCAGCGTCGCGCGGCGAGGCGAGACCAGAAGCATGTCCTTGGCCGAGGCGACCTTGTCCGCCACGGCCTTCGCCTCGGGGCGCTCGGCGGTGTCGGCGACGGCGACGATCTGGCCGTCGGGCAGCATCGCGCGGTCGACCATGGCGATGTCGAAGGTCGCCGCGGCCGTGCCCTGGTTGAAGATGTAGACGCTAGCGGTGCGGCGTTGCGGATCGAACGTCACCCGCTTGGGCGTGATGTTGAGGTTCGCGCCGACGGTCGTGACCGACACCGGCGGAGGGGCGGACGGCTGCTGTCCCCAGGCGTCGGCGGCGCCAACGAAGGTGAGGAGGGCGAGCGCCGTGAAAAGGGCCGGGCGGCTCAATTGTATTGCACCACGACGACGAGGACGCCCTCGTAGGGACCCGGCACCAGGTTCTGGGCTGAAGCCAGGTTCAGCGATCCCCCGATGTCCACGCTCATCGTGTTGCCGTTGAGTATGGCGCCGCCCAGCACGACGTCGCCGCTGCCGATCTGGTACTCGGCGCTCGTGTTCGTCTTCACGGTCAATGATTCCTCGCCCCCGCTTCGGACGACCGTAAAGCTCTCGGGAACGGTCGTCGAGACTACGTCCCCAGGTTGACCCCTAATGGTTAATTGCGCGTTGCCCGGGCTGCGCACCGAGGTCGAGGCGCGGGCGCCGAGCGCGCCGGTGCGGATGACGGGGGCCACCGAGACGCTGGGCAGCGTCATGGTGTTGCCGATGTTGATGCCGACGGGCCGCACGAAGCTGATGCGCACGGGCGAGCTGGCGGTCGCGCTGACCGCGGCCTGGACGCCGCAGGCCGCCGAGGCGAGCGCGGCGACGCCGAGGATGAGAGCCCGTCGCATGGGAAAGCCTTGCCTGACGGTGGGGCGGAGCCGGGCGCACCCGGCTCCGCAAGACGCGTTTTACTGGTAGGCGAGGGTGGCGACGACCGTGCCCACGGTCACTTCGCCGGCCGTGGCGGTGGCAGGCAGCCCGAGGGTGCCGCCCACGGCGATCGTGCAGCTGGCGCCCGTGAACTGGAAGCTGCCCGAGGTCGTCACCGACGAGCAGCCGGTGTCGCCGGCCACCTGGAAGGAGCCCAGGGTGTAGCCGGAGGCGACGCTCGTGGCCGCGACGGTGAGGGTCACGTCGGTGCCGATGGCGGCGCCGAGGTCGAAGGTGGCCGCCTGGGGAGCGCTGGTGCTCACTTCGAACACGCCGCCGCCCGAGGCGGTGACCGCGCCGTCGGTGCCGAGGACGATCGAGCCGCCGGCGGTGGTCGGGATCGTGAAGCTGCCGAAGCGCATCTCCTCGCCCTGGGTCACGGCGACGGGCGCCACGAAGGTGATCTTCGCGGGCACGTTGGCGCTGGTGGAGGATTGCGCCTGAGCGGCGCCGGCGAGAGCGGAGAACGCCGCCGCAGCGACGATGAGGTTACGAATCTGCATTCTGTCAGCCCCTGGGAGGAACGGAGGGTTTGTTTCGAAACGGTACGCTTGCACTCGTCTCGTCGACGACTAGCAATCCGCGCGCCTGCCAGCTTGGCGGGAGGCGCTATTCTTAAGTAAACGCGCGGTTGTGGAGGTCATGTTTAACAGGCGATTAGGCAAGGCGGCGCTCTAGAACCGTGTTCCGGCACTGTCAAGCTGCGGCCCCCGAATTCTGGACGCGTCATATCGAGGATCAGCTGATATTCGCCCATTTTGAGTAACGGAAGCTCTCGGTTCTAAGGAAGTGCAGGTATAAGTCGCTTTGAAGTTGAGCGTGGCTACCGTTTCGGGTGTGGTGGATTCGAGAGCACTCAGGTCTTCGAGGCTGATACACGTCATGCGAGAGCCGTATCAGCCGAGGGATGAGCGGGGCTTCTTTCTTCTCACCGGGGCGAGAACCGCGTTTTCCGAGTTCAGCGCCGTTGGGCGGCGCCGCACGACTGAGGCGCAGTAAGTGTAGCGCAGCGCCAGAGCCGTCGCGCGGCCGGATCCGAGTTAGTAAATGATAAGACGCAATGGGAAAAATGTAGCGCCCACAGGGGGCGCGAAAGGATAAGGGAAGCATCTGGAGCCCGCCTTGACCCGCGGAAACGTGAGCCCCGCAGATGAGGCCGCCATCGAACCGGCGGAAGACGGCCGACAGGCGTTGCACGACCTGTTCGATCGGCTGCGCGCGCATGTCCGCCGGACCGGGGCCGACGCCATCCCGCAAGGTCCTGAAGAGCGGCGGCGGGCCGCCCGCGATCTGCGATCGCTCTCGGCGGAGCTGAAAGGGTGGGAGCGGGCGCTGGAGACTCGGCTCG
The Phenylobacterium zucineum HLK1 genome window above contains:
- a CDS encoding DUF4402 domain-containing protein, with product MQIRNLIVAAAAFSALAGAAQAQSSTSANVPAKITFVAPVAVTQGEEMRFGSFTIPTTAGGSIVLGTDGAVTASGGGVFEVSTSAPQAATFDLGAAIGTDVTLTVAATSVASGYTLGSFQVAGDTGCSSVTTSGSFQFTGASCTIAVGGTLGLPATATAGEVTVGTVVATLAYQ
- a CDS encoding DUF4402 domain-containing protein, which encodes MRRALILGVAALASAACGVQAAVSATASSPVRISFVRPVGINIGNTMTLPSVSVAPVIRTGALGARASTSVRSPGNAQLTIRGQPGDVVSTTVPESFTVVRSGGEESLTVKTNTSAEYQIGSGDVVLGGAILNGNTMSVDIGGSLNLASAQNLVPGPYEGVLVVVVQYN
- a CDS encoding fimbrial biogenesis chaperone, whose translation is MSRPALFTALALLTFVGAADAWGQQPSAPPPVSVTTVGANLNITPKRVTFDPQRRTASVYIFNQGTAAATFDIAMVDRAMLPDGQIVAVADTAERPEAKAVADKVASAKDMLLVSPRRATLAPGQGQTIRLRVASVPQDAKGEYRTHLTVTTIPPPSVGTTAEDVAGGAGNELRFQITSVFGLSIPAIVRVSEPDVRAAIEDAHIEYVDLSSDGRSDPKRTPVMAFDLVRVGANSLFGNVEVRAAGKRGDPIGVARGVGVYTEIDRRSMRVPLTRAPAAGEKLEVTFTDDDTSPGKLLATVQAP